One Apteryx mantelli isolate bAptMan1 chromosome 2, bAptMan1.hap1, whole genome shotgun sequence genomic window, ACCTCATGGAGCTCTGATCCTTGTTAGTGGCTTAGCTGCTACAGCCACAAGGACTTCCCCTACAGTGACTACTATTGGCAAAGTGGGGCTGGGCCTGGAAACAGTGTAAGGAGTCcttctttttgtgcttgctgtgATGCAAGGGATGAAGCAGCTATAGAGGAAAGTGTCTGCTTCAGATATGGATAGGACAAAACCTAgagcagggaggaggggaagtAGTGAGATTGTGACAAGAAACTAGTGAGATGCTGTAACAAGACTTGTCAAACAAGAAAATTGGCAATCCAAggtaagggaaagaaaaaaataataatactgtgacAAGGAAACTGGAACAGGTGCTTGAGAGAGCATTCAGAGGTCTCCTGAGGACCTAAGGGACAGAAGCTGAAGCCTGACACTGGATCAAGGTGGGAACGAGAACTGGCTGGCCAGTCAGCAAAGTGCTGCTGTGAGATCAGAAGTCATTACATGAAGAAACTGTGAGTGGACCAGCAAGCAGAAGGGTAGCCTTAGATGAGCAACCAGGAGAAAGTAGACTGGAGGGGAAACAATGAGCATTGGAGCAAAACGCAGAAATGTCTCTAACCATTACAGTGCAATTCTCTCCAGAGCCTGTGACAGCATTTGAGATTCTCCCCTCCTCATTGCTCTACTGACAGCAAGTACCTGCTAAACACACTGGGCAGAACTAGACCCACTCTTCTCTGGTCCACATAAGAAAACCTACACATATCGCCAATTAATCCCTCCGAGCTGAAAGAGTCTAAGGGGCAAATCCAAAACTTCAGCCCTACTGAGAGTACATATGTGTGATGATCTAAGGCATCATAAGGAATGTTGTGCTATCAAATAACTTATTTAAGACCTAGTAAATTATACACAAAAGactgtattaaaaatacagtGGTAAGCCGTGAAGtcaaacacacaaaaatgtatCTCATGGGAGTATTAATTTTGCCTAAGAACTCTGTTTCATTCCAAACATGGGCTTTCTTTCATCAGGGAGTAATGAAGGGGTCTCTTTGTTGCTGAAACTGTGAAGGTGTTAGGAGACTCTGGAGTGTGAAATAGAGTCTAACAGTTAAGGGTCTGAACTCTGCTGTGGAAACTGgattcttttatttcttccatttacATAAGTGCTATGGGAGACTAGGAGAAGGTTTTCTAAAGCAGCCGCTCTGTATTCCTTATTGCCTGGCACTCTACATGAGAACCACCTCAGTCCAGTTTCAAGAAGTACACATCATCTGTGGCTTCCAGAAAGTCAAGAGCAGCCATGCTTCAAATCCAAAAAATGCTACTGAAGACTGtcctgaggagaaaagaaaaaaaaaaaggatccaaACAGCTCAACCAGCTGTTTCAATTTTCAACTTCCTGAGTCTCGGCTCCCTACCTAAAACATAATGCAACACCTTCTGCAGATATCACTTAACTTTGCAGGAGCAAATATAATAGTGATGAGACTGTGAAAAGCCCTAAAGGATAGGGAGAAGGAGGCTTATTAAAACCCTCCTCTAAAGAGTCAGGCTTGAAAATAAAAAGGGTTTcatcttctccccttctcccctcctctaGGTCACTGCCCTAGCATGCACTGCATTTTGCAGCCCTTGCAATCTTGTAACAGAGTGGGGGTGGATGCTGGGTACAAGCTGCATGTATACAGGTATAACTCCATTATCACTAACTTCACTATTCCATAGGGTTAGCAGCATTGTTGCAACAGCTCCTCCAGTGCAGATGAGTGAGAAGCAGATATTATCACCAGAAAATTAAATCCGAGGTGACACTAGCCCCTGGCAAACTCTTCTCTGGCCTTTTTCAGTCAGAGGCTTCAGACAGTTATTAAAGTCAAGGGAACCTTGGTTGGGGTGTGCCAAATGCAGTTACATAAAAATCTCCTTTCTGACAGGAGTTTTGGGATATAAAGTTAATGCAATGCAGATAGCTGAGCTTAACAGGCTGCTTCACAACAAACTGCTATAAAAAGTATTTCATTATGTAAAGCTTGAACCACAGTTTTCTCAGCAACTGTTTGAGACAGACTAGGTGTCTATCTCATGCAAGGCAGTGAAAATAATAAGGAGGGAAGTCTGCACTTCCTAGCATAGGGACTGTGaataaaaagggatttttaacttctttttttttcttttctttttgcgtTAGGGACTATACAGCCAGAATGAAAGCCAAAGAAGAATTGTATTACTGCTCCCTTTTTCCATAAAGAATGCATAAAGTCAGACTGTCTGGCTAGCACATTCTGAGGATATCaatgctgtattaaaaaaaagaaaaaagaaaagaaaaacagggatGTTTCTAACTGGAAACCTGATGCATCATTCTATCAACTTTATCCCTAGGGGCAGACCTTGGGAATTCCCAGTACTGGGCCCCTGTggctctcagccagctctgtcATTGAAGCTTTGCTTTCAGCCTGGGATGTTGCTTTGCTGCAGGGAGGCAAAATGTTGTTAGCTGTTAGCTTCAGTTTGCTAACTGGTAGAATCACAGAGGTGGGGGCTGCGAAGAGGGTCCTGCAAACCTTGTCAACACCCTGAAGAAGCAGGCAGCCTTCTTACCTCCTCAGGAGGAGATAAAAATTGGACAAGCGTTgcctaaaaaacaacaacacaatgATTTTTTAAAGTTGCATAACAAATCTCACTTGAACTGTTTTTAATGAGTGCCTGATTCATCATAGCATCTCCTAGTGCTGGGCTGTTTGGGGCTGTTTGGGGCCAGGGGGAGTAGggagattttcaaacctttcctTTGAAAGAGGAATGGATTTAACAGGTTGGGGAGGACAACAGTTTAGCTCTAGACCTACAATTGCCCCTTTTATGTGCTTATTTTCCCAAATCTCAAGACACGGTTGCAGCCACATGGTTGTTCAGTCCCTGGCTTTAGATCAGGGCTTGTTTAACTCATAGTGGTTTTTGTGGTGGAAAAGGTCTGTGTGGTTGGAACTGAACTACAAGGAGCAGATCTTGGAAAGCTAATGTAGGGGAAGGATTCGTCTTCAAAAGATCAACTCTGTCTGCTTGCCAGTTCTGTACAGCACACTACTAACTAACACAATGCCCGCAAGTCCTGAGCAGGGTAAAGTTTAATCATTATTAGGCATGGGGTTactttggggaagaaaagaagtAATTTTGTCATTGTGTGCTCCAGACGACATGGAAGTCTCTAAGGAGCTTGGGCTTCCTGTTGCCAATGCCTTAAACTTTGCCCCACCTTTGTGAAGTACAGTCAGCTTGTGGAAGAATGTCATCCTCTCTAACAATTGATTTTCTTATGTACAATAACGTCAGACCTTTTAAATAAAAGTCTGACCCATCTCCTTCTAAAATAATTCATCTGTTTTATGGAGTGTTGTTCTGATTATATACAATTCCCACAAGAAGGGAAGTACCTTTAGAATAAGGACTATTCAGTACTAGTACAGGATTTCCTCTTGTTGTTGATAATTTCCTCTTAACAGAAGACGCAATGAATCCCAGAGAAATTCAAAGGGGCAATCTACAGACAGTTAGGCATCTACATTATACAGGGAACATTGTTCAATCAAATTGACCTTTTCCTTGTGAAGTAAAAAATAGCTCTGACTGCCATGTAACATGTAAGAGTTCCTACAGCACAcactttgcttccctttttggTAGATTTTTAAGTCACCATCCAATCTCACAAATTTTCACATAACCATCACCGAGCAACAATAAATgacctttattttcatttcatattcaGATATTGAAATTCAGTCTCTGAAATGACTTCTCAGTTAAAGAAGACAGGGTTGGTGATACTGGCCAGCAATATTCCCAACATTATCAATTGTAAAtgtaaaatatcaaaataagtTAGTAATTCTGAGTTCTTTCTACTAAATGTTCCTCATCTCAGAAGCTGGCTCTGTATTCACTCAAACAGCTAGCTTTCACTAGCTATTTTGACCATGTGCCTGCCTTAGCACTTCCCAGTGGTGGGGACCTCATACCTATGTAGATGACTAAGAAATGCCCAAAAGTACCCCACCAAAATGCAGGAGCTAAGTAGCTGCACCAGCAGTTAGGTGGTAGCTGCTGATAAAGGCTGAGCAATTCACAGAAATGGCTGCCAGTCATTAGGAACTCATATCAGTTATCATGATGTATGAAATTCTCAATCACGCTGGGCCACAAGCTCTCTCTCTTGCGCAGGCCACGCTTGAATTCCTTGACCTCCTTAAGCTCACTTGACCGGATTGTACAAATACAATCAGCAGATCATGCTGTGATGCATTCTTGCAGCCAGCAATAGCCCTTTCGAGCAGTGTTTCCTCCCTACTCAGTGACATGACCCATCAAATTAGATGAAGACATTCACATGCATTTGTTTCAGCACCTCGCTGGTTTTAAATTATATGTCTCAGTCTTTGCATGTTGCTCATCTGATTCTGGCTTATTGAGAAAAGCCATGATTATTAAGAATATTACCTCCCCCACTCTGAACCCTTTAACTACTTGTGTGCAGCTTATTTTGTCATCTTACATCAGTTATTTCCCTATCTTTGCAACAGGCAATGCAAACAATGCAACTCTTCATTCATCTGTTCTGAGCTGCAGCTTTCCTGTGATCCTGCACATCAGCCTTCCTTCCTGCTCTCTGCCATTCTCTCCCCAGAGCTGTTCCTCCAAATTTTCTACttcaacatccttttttttttctgtgaaaacagcacaaaacagagAAATGCACATACAGTCAGCATTTAACCCATTGCTATTGCCTGCGTCTAGATTTTACAGCTTACTTTGGAGAAGTACAAGCTACCTGGAAAGCTCCGGGAGGCCTTTCCAATGCAGAGAGATGAGAGTGATGAGCAGAGGTCCGCAAACATTGAGGCTGCCCCATTGAGCACAGAAGATGTGCCAGAAGCCTGGCTCCAGCTCTTTCCCACTTCCTCCCCAGGAGGCTTCTCCAGCTTGGTAAAAGGCTCTGAAAAGGGCCACGCAATGTAATGCAGTTCAGGGCTCTGCAAGCAGAGCAGCCCTGTAAGCAGCAGGGCTCTGTAGGCAAAGCAAGTTTTGAGCACTTAGAGAAGCCCCTAATGCATTAGGGGTTGTGTTACGTGATGTATTGAACATCAAGACACAGCTGGAAGAGAACCTCTGTCTATGAGCTCTGCTATGCTTGGAAAGTCTGGGCATGACTCTAGGCAAGGCAGTTTCTTCCAGTCTTTCATGCTGTATGAACTAATAGATTAATGAATGAAAtttgttaaagcaaaaaaaatgcatAGGACTAGATAGAATAAGAGAGAGCAATATGTAATACCCAAgtacttccttaaaaaaaataaataaatcaccaaATGAACTCTTCAAACTCCCCAAAAGACACCTTCACATACCTGTATCTTACTCAGCACTGACATTTTAACATTTATTACTTCAGTCAAGCTACTGTATTCCAAGCATGAGTCAATGCCTGCATATTCTGGCTCCAGAAGAAAGGGACAgttctaatttttatttataaGCTGGCCAagtggagagagagggaggtaTTCAGTTAAAGGCAAAGCTCACAGTGCTCTACAGGGCCAGGTGGACTGGTTAATGCATGGACATATTAGCACCTTGACGTACTGAGTCACCTGGCACGTACCAAATCCATCTCTGCAATCTTTCATTTAAGGCCTTAGAAAAGGGCTTTGTAAATCATTTTTGTCGCCTTCCAGCACAAAGACCTTCCAGTTCAGTACAGGGAGCATGTTATGATCCAAACTGGGAGCTTCTGACAGGAAGTGCTTGTAAATAGGCACATAATATAAAACAGGAAGAAGGGCTTCAGTTTATCTATGATAGCACGGGCTTGTTTGTTGCTTGGAAAAACCTGGCTGGCCTCCCCCACCAAGTAATAGTCTCAGAAGGCTTCTATCACCTGGAGGCTCCCTTGCTGGTGTGTGAGTGAAGACAGCAATAgccaggattcttttttttttctttttttttaatgtgatccTAATAAACTGTGTCATGCTACTAGTGTAAGACAGGAGTGCTGGATAGAAACTGTCCTAAGAACTACTGACAGCTTTTTTCCAAAAGCTAAATTTCAGTTCCATGAGCTATTCCTTTATGCCAATGCACTGAATGGATTTCCAAAGGTTTGCATCTGGTTTTATGCAGTATTTACCAGCTTCTTAAACTTATTCTGCACTCAAACCCAGCTTCCTCCATAAAGGAAGATAATATTTGCTTACATGAAATACTACATTGTCTTACATCCCACACAAAGCTTCAGCTTGAGGATTTCTGGACAGATATGCAAAGTGTTTCGTTCATCCAAAGTGATTGAAGCTAGCTGGGGGTCATGGGATCAAGTCAAATATtcacttccttccttctctgccttctctccagctAAGCTTGTGCTCCTGTAATTGCTTTTTTGCAATAGGGTAAACAGGTAAATATTTGGGGCCCAGCAGCTATCTGTTGTCTAGAGGAGCAAGCCTATTCTCCCTTTCTCAATCTGTCTTCAGAAGCCTAGCATCTTAcgagaaagaaaaatgacagaaCATTACTGTACCATAGTTTTGAGAAACAACAGCACTTGTCATTAATATAGAAATTTTTCATCTACCACTATCTCCTGATGAAAGGAGAACAGGTACTGCCATCTCTTTTCACAGCTGACAGAACTGATATGGTGATTGCTTAGTGATTGCTAAGCATGATTTACTAAGTTAGCAGCACAAATAGGAACATAGCCCTGGACTTTGACCCTGGTGCTTCAGTTCTGGGAtatgctttttccttttgaatttttaGCTTTTGTGAGTTCCTAGAATTCATTCATCTGTTTCCAACATAGCAATCTGTAGATTTTGAGTCTGTAGAAACTGATATAGATTTATTGTAAAAGTTTAATAAAATTAGTACTTTCCATTATTACCTTTACCATTGGTAATTGGAAGAGACCACAGTGGATATAGAGACAAACACCAGTAGCTAAACTTTTATTGCACTCTGTTTCTGAAGTTCATTCAAGATTGGGACAGTGGGACAGAAATAATTATAGGGATCTCTCTACACAAAAGAGCCAGCTATTTAGAGGCAGACAAAGTCATTTGAATGTCAATGAAATAACCATTAAAAGGCTGAGAAGCATTGCCATTTATTAAAAGATCTGAAGAATAGTTGCATGCAGTATAGCAATCTTCTAGGTAGGGAGTTGTTAATTTAGTACAAAAACCTATTAGGGACAGGGCAGAGCATAATTAAACAGGAGACAATATATACTGTGAAAAGGAAACTGGATCTTGAATTTTACGGACTCTCATTTCATGTGTATACATGAAACACTATGCTCTATAATCTCTCCCCAATAACACATATGTAtttccctttgccacaacatTTTGCATTTCATAACTAGTGTTGGTCCCCTACAGCCTCAAAAGGTAAAACATGGTTACACACTGCAGTGCTCTTCCGCTCTTTCCCACCTCAAGGCAATCCTGAGAAAGCCTAGCCCTCTCTTAGCCTCCCGTCAATGCCACTCCTTAATTGGCCTGAGAGCCCCTCTTTAAACAAAGCCCTCTTCTCCCACAGGGCCAAGCACTTCTTCTGCTATTCTGGCAGAGCTAAATCCAGACGCAGATGTGCCATTTACCATCACAAGCGCTCTAGAAATTGAAACACACAGGAAAGAAGTGAGGTGCTTCCAGGATGAATCGCTAAAGTTCTGCAAGTAGAGGTAGGACACATCTGTTCACACTGCTTCAGGGAGAAAACCTTCCATCTATGTACTGCCTGTCATGTTGTTGTTTTGAGAAAAAGTATACGAGACGCCAGTAATGCTACTCAGTAACACATACAAGATTAATCAGAGACCTTGTGGAGATACTGCACTAACGCATAGGACATGAACTGCACTGTTATGTACATAACTTTCCTGCAGAGCTATAGCTAAGATAAAGATTTCATGAGTTAGAGAGGATTCCACATGTgtagagttcttttttttttaatattaagacaAAGCAATAAGAATAttcagctgcagcacagcttcAACCTCATCTTTAGCAGTAATGTTGGTCTCTTCACTCTCTGCCCGCACACTGCCAGGCAAATAAAAGCAACACACAAAATGTATCTTAAATTTTCATTCCCTTGATTGTTATTCTGAGGCACAGTGCCTCTTTAAGTACTCAGCTATTGTAGCTAAATATACCATAATaatcaaaaaaacaaagttaaataCATGTCCACAGAAGGACTAAGTAGCAATTCTTCAGCATCTCCCATGGTACCTAGAGGTATAGAATTCTCCACTGACATATATGTGacaaactttatttaaaatactttgttcttTCTCCTTTATTTAGCCACAACACAAATACAAGAGCAGTCAAACCCAGTCCAGCGGAACTCACTAAACAAACCTGTTAAGATTCTCATGAAATCAACcaaaatatacacatacatgcacatgcacacgcacacacacacatatgcacacacacagagaagaaTGCAGCAGAGCCCTTATAAAATGAGGAGTGGCACTGAACTGCACCCAAGATTTAAATGCAATAGAAAAATCAACCGGTTAGATATATTTGTAAGCAACGTGGTTACGCAGTGAACAGGTTCCCACTGTATCATTCCATTGGCTATTTAAATACAAACACAATTTGTTTCAGGGGCAAATTTGAAGCTCTGAGAGGAAGAATCTGACTGCAGTTACCCAAATGTATGGTGTAATAGAATAATTAATTCAGGGCAGAATCTGGCCTGTGAAATGAAGACACATATTCTGGCTCTGGCCAGAAAACTATGGCAGGTGACAATTTGTTTCCCATCACATCCCCAACAACTAAACCCACTACCAACGTTAACTCGTAATTTGGCTTTTGCACCCTCCCCCTTCTGGAGTTCGTTCATACTACTCCTCTTGATGGAAGAAATAGtgcagtgattctgtgatgtgaaTAGACATCCACTAGGGACTAGAATAAGACCACCAAATATACCAAACTACTGCAGAATCCGTAAAAATTGGGCTCTTAGATAAAGCTGGTCAATCTGATTTGTCAACGCTTTGTTCAGAACTATAAGACTCAAAGTTCACAAAAAGAGTAATTCCTTACAGACCATCTCAAGgtcaaaatattaacaaaaacacAGCTTATTAATGCTGAGAAGAGTGGTCTTGGAAAAATTAATAACTAAGCTAAGCTGTTGCTAACAGTAGTAGGCAATTGACTCATTTCTTCATAAAAAGGCGGTCTGACGCACTGGGGCAAAATGGAACATTTGAAACAAACTGTTTACAAAAGTAATTTAAATGCTCAGCATAGATCTAACACAAGTGTTAACATCCACtagtgtaattttatttttggacAATTTCAGcaactatttctttaaaaaactgcTAATACAAAAatgtagaaaacaaaaaaccccaaaagacaGTTTTTAGGCAAACTTTGTTAAGGTGAAACTGTACCTTTGTCCCAGTTTATTAAGAACTTCAATTTTAAGTGTGGCATAACCCAGCTCAGCTAGGTTTGTAGGTTCCCCCACCCTTACTAAACAGTTCATCCTTAGAAGGCTCCAATCTCAGTCCCCCATGGTCTGTATGGTTTGCCAAGGTTTGCTGACTGCGTTGGTGCAGACGGGCTCAGCACATTAGGGGTCAGCAGATGGAAAGAGCTGAATGAAAAGGGGAACGCAGACAGGGATGCcatggaggagagaagaggaggagacagTTTGGAAGTAGATGTGACCACAGGGAGCACTGGTCCAACGCTGCCATTTGGGGGCACTCTGAGTGAGGAAGTTTCAGCATGTGGTGCAGGAATTCTGCTCTGGTGATGTGGTTCTGTGGAAGAAGCTGTGGTACTGGTGTTACCATGCCCATTTTGAGGCAGCAGCAACGGGTGAGATATATGAGAGTGATGTCCAAAGGCACTGCCCCAAGGAATGTGTCCAATGCCAGTGTGCGCACTACTTGCTGCTTCCCGTTGAGAGGCATAATTATTGAGATGAGACACAAGTCGAACTCGCAGAGGGTCAGAAGCGTCCAGACCCTCAATAATACTAAGGTATCGAGCTACTTCAGCCAGGCACTCTCGAAACCCTAGACTCCGATAGTCCATTGCCAAAGCATGAGCATCAAAataacctaagaaaaaaaaagaacaaagaatggAGTCTTAAGATACTGTTTCCTAGTCATTATCTGCACGTAGCCTCTCTGCTCCACCCTCCCCTATAAGCATATTTCGCTTGGATGTGGTTAGTTTTCCTAACCATAGATTAGCTGCCAagctcctttttctcttctttgtctaACAAGCTTTACTTTTATATCTGTGCTGTGATGCTGCAAGTCCCAAGACTGGTCACAGACTGCCATTTTTAAACTGAAAGTGCACACTGGAGGAAAGTACtttcattctttccctgtttTCCCTGTGCAGCCAAAGCTACAGCACAGTAAAATTTATTAGAAACACAAGCATAACTTATCAGACAgcactttcactttttttcctaaaagcacATTTCACCAATTATCTTCACTACTCATTTCATCCtatattttttctactttttctgttctgaattttCAAAGAGTTATAGAAATAAGCATCTATTAATGACAACAAAAACTTTTGAGTCTTCCTAGTTGACAAAACCaagtcacttcactgtgttgatCGTGAAGTAGAGACTTGTAATCATTCTCCCCTAGAATAACCTGGAGCTGACACTATAAAATGATTCAGGCTGTAAAACTTCTCTAGTAAGAGAAAGTCCTAAATTCCTCACAAAAGATACCACAGATTCCATTCACTTTCTCCAAAAATTCCCACGGCACACAGCACACTGAACGGCAGGCAACGCTCTCGTGCAACAGCTGCTCTGCGGAGCGACCGACCCCACTGTCAGGCATGAAACTTTACCTTTCCCTCCTGCCGTATGCAGCATTTTCAGATGGTCAACGGTCATCTGCAGAATCTCAGCTTTTTCCAGCTTGGCTGATCCCtaggaggggagaaggggaagcgGGAAACGTCTTAGGCAGAAGCACAGAAGCTCGGGGCTAGCCAGTGCGGAGGCGCGACCCTGCCTCTcggggcagggggcaggcagCCCGGCGGGAGGCAGCGGGACCTACCTGCTTCTCAAAGGCGCTGGGCACCAACCTCCTCAGCTCGGACAGGCTGTTGTTGATGCGATCGCGGCGGCGCTTCTCGATGATCTAGGGCAGAAAGCGGGGGGTGAGGGGGGCGagcaggcgggggccgggggcccgcgggcgggcaggcactcactcactcactcacccCTCGGCGCCTCTTCCTGGCCAGGATCTGCGAGGTGGTGGCGGGAGACATGGAGCCCGGGGCCGAGctgaggttcctgcggggagcaGCGCGACATCGATCACCGCGGGCAGCACGCCCGGGGAGCGGggcagccgccgcccgcccgcccgcccgcccccgggcggcccctcgccccgccgcaTCTCACCCATTCTCGTCCGCGCTCTCCTTCTCCACTTCCACGGCCTCGTCCAGCTCCTCGCTGTCCGACGAGCTGAACTCGGGGTGCGCCCGCTTCATGGCGGTGGGCCGCGGGCAGCCGCTGGGGAGGCGGCGGGCTGCGCGCGGCAGGAGGGCGCCCagcgcgcgccccgccgccgccgccgccgccgccgccgctgctgccgccgccgctgccgccgccgccgccgccgcgcgccccgcgcctCGCCCGACACCCGTCTCGCCCATGGCGTTCCCACGCCGCCAGTCTTacccgccgcggggcgggcagggccgcgccgcgccgcgccgggctgggctcgccgcgccgggcggggcggggcggagcggggcggggcggggcggggcggccgcgcacgCCCGCCGCCacgcgcggcccccgcgcccccccattggccgccgccccgccggccgcagCCAACGgccaacggccgcccgcgcggccccgcccccccgcggcggcagcagggcgcTGCGtgcggggtggcggcggcgcgcgTGCGCCGGCGGCCGTGGGAAAGCGGCGaggtgccgcggcggcggcggcgggcgggcggcgctgcggcggcggcggcggcggcggcgggcgggcgggcgggcgggcggcgctgcgctgcgctgcgctgcgctgcgctgcgctgcggtgCCGGGCGGGCGGAGCCCTCGCGTTTCccgcgcggcccctgcgggctgcgggaggggaggggagcggagcggagccggcgctcgggctggggctgcccgccCCGTTCCCAAAAAAGGGAGCGAGACGAACCGCTGAAGCGCTGCGGTTGGGAAGGCTTCAGCTTAGGCGCTCCCTTCGCTGGCAGCGCAGAGCAAATCACGGCGTCCCTCTTGACTGCCCCTTTCTTAATTGCAAATACATCAGCGAAGtccttaggactttttttttttaaattctggggTGTGGAGGCAGGTgggaacaatttttaaaaagccacaaGCAGAGGCGCTTTGCTGTGCGAAACCTGGCAAGGAGGAGAGGGGTGGCAGAAAAGGCCGGTGCTGCGTGTGGTGCGCGCAGAGTTGTGGGTCACCCGCGTGCAGCGAGGCCATGCTGCTTTGCAGTGAGCAGGGCCCTGAGCCTAGGCGTGTGCATTGCCCTCCTCCCCACCGCAAGCCCTCTTCAGCCTGCTAGTTTTCTCAAGCTGGGGTACAAGCAAGAAAGGACAAGTGAAATGAGGACATACTTTTTGAGGTGGTTTCATAagaattaaatttttgttttagatGAAGCCGTTCAACTAAGGCTCCTCTTCCAAGTTGATTCTTTCGAGTTTTGCAGTTGGAGGGGGTGGAGGGAAGCTAAGACATGTGCACAACGTCACAGCGAAGAACTGATGAACCCAGGTTTCCCCCTTCCAAGCCCCTGGAATAGCTGCTTTCAGCATCCCACATGTTTTGATAAAAGCTACTTGTGCAGTGTCACTCCAGGCTTCATGGAGTTACCATATTTTTGCCAAGTGTCTCTAGCGGGAAGGGAAATGGGAACAAAGACCAGACTAAAGGTTGTACAGCCAAGTTGCAGATAGGAATGGTCCTGCAGCTACTTGTAAGCAGCTAACTGAAGGCAATAGAAATAGTCTGTTCCCACAGTACACTTTTC contains:
- the HEY1 gene encoding hairy/enhancer-of-split related with YRPW motif protein 1, with amino-acid sequence MKRAHPEFSSSDSEELDEAVEVEKESADENGNLSSAPGSMSPATTSQILARKRRRGIIEKRRRDRINNSLSELRRLVPSAFEKQGSAKLEKAEILQMTVDHLKMLHTAGGKGYFDAHALAMDYRSLGFRECLAEVARYLSIIEGLDASDPLRVRLVSHLNNYASQREAASSAHTGIGHIPWGSAFGHHSHISHPLLLPQNGHGNTSTTASSTEPHHQSRIPAPHAETSSLRVPPNGSVGPVLPVVTSTSKLSPPLLSSMASLSAFPFSFSSFHLLTPNVLSPSAPTQSANLGKPYRPWGTEIGAF